Genomic window (Oryzias latipes chromosome 17, ASM223467v1):
TCTTCACCTTTATTAATGAACATCACTATTACTATAAACaactaataataaacatttagtaaacattttttacatttagcagTTATTCTTTAAATTTACACTCAGCTTTGTGGGAcccttttggtttgtttatgtctttaatgaatattgatttattggatcattgtaattttttattatttttcttaaaggttttatttatgAATTACATTTATGTATAATTTAATTGCATTCTATTAATTCAtatcttaaaatgaatttataaGTGTATTAttggaacaaaataaaatcaactaaTTTCACATATTCTTGATCAGAGTTTGCCTAAATTTAATTTCGCTTTGGCCTCAAGGCCTGGCGCCCACATGCATGGACGCCACAGTTTGGCTTATATTAGCAGAGTAGTGAATGGCcctgtgagtgagtgtgtgtgtgcgtgtgtgtgtgtagacgGTTTAGCTCACATATTAGCTcgggtcttaagaggttaagaCAGACTTTATATGTCCGATTTACATAAGAAATCAAATTTCAATGCAGTTGTTTCAGCGGGAAGCATCTCGATACAGCCTGAGTATAAAAGGTTTACAcaaaattttgaataaatatgcatcttttaaaaaaaataaagcataagATTTAGTTAGAATAATggaaaatttaaacaaaataaaaatgcatgatGTACGTTGAAaggaaattacataaaatgaaaacaaatcagtACAAGTCTGCAATACAATATTTCACAGCTGAATAACTAGCTGCACTTCTTGCAGCATTTAACAGGACAAAGTTTCTATTAAAGTGTTTTTAGCCTTTGGATTATGTCAAATTTCAACCAGAATGTTTTCTAAACCAAAATAGAAACCAAAGTTTGCCTGAAATTTGGTTAAGGGTCAATATTAGGTCAATATTCTCTGGTGATGACCCTCAGTTGTATATTTTTGGTTAATAAATAAGCAACGCATCTTTTTAATCCAACGTTGCATTTACAGGAACACTGACTCAACATCAGTGCAGTGCCAAAGCTGTAACTGCAAGAGTATAATATGAATGcatttaaaacagtgtttttaacatgttcttgtggcatttttctggtgacGGGGGCATTTAGAACaagaattaagctcaaaattgcatttcggagtatctctttattcaaatcgttgtgaatcaggagcagataaacaAATGTTGTTTagaaaagatcgtatttgtgacgtgaATAATGAGCTGAGCGGACCACTAGCTTGatcacccccccacacacacgcacaatgGGAACTCTTTTAAAATAGCCCCAAAGATGATCGCAGGGGATCTTTAATACACAGATTTAAAATTCATGTTCTTCTGaatgtttacataaaaatgttataCCTGAAAACAAAGAGCTTATTGTTTCTGAGACCTAATTCTAGCACGTATCTACTGTGTAAAAATGAAGCCCCGTTTTAGAGCATTGTCTCCCTTTTCTCTGAGGCTCCTTGTTCCTGAGAGGAGAACGTGCGACTTTGATTTCCATGTCCTACAGTTCCAGAAAAAACATGGCAGCTACGCTTTAATTAAAGGATTTATTTCAGAGAAACACTTGGAATCTGCTAAAATTCCAAATGTAggtcaaataaattgttttttttatttgcttatgTCATGTCTTGAGATGCCTAAAATCAATGAACAGACTTTTCCTGCTGAGTAATGTTCACAGTGTTGTCTGACAGTGGGCCAAGAAACCCACTTTTAGGTGTGAATGAGAATGAATCCTACCTGATGTCGTCATCGGTCACTACAAAGGCTTTGCAGAGGGGCTGCGCCGTGTTCAGCCACACGCCGGGGTTTTTCTCCACAGCAGCGGTCAGCTGCCCGGTGATGGGCACGGGGCTGGTGTGCAGGGAGCTGGCGATGGCAGAGAGCAACGTTCTGTCTGAGCAAACGGGTCCAACACCTAGGAAAACACGGCGCTGTGGGTTAGTGGACGGCCGCGTTAAAGGACGCACAAAGAGTGTGCTGCTCTTACCCTGGAGGCCTTTGGGAAGATCCATAGATTTCACCGGCTCCTCTGCTACATCGAAAGCATTCAAGCCGCTCAGCTTCCTTTCCCAGAACAACTAATGATGAACATTAAACAGAAGACGAGCGTGTCTGTTCATGCACTTGAACTGGGGCATGTCACCAGCACATGCTAATAATAGCACACCAACCAGCCTGACCACAACTTAGCAGAAAATTATCCACAAGCGACATTCTTTagtggtaaagaaaaaaacacttattaGAGGGAGGGAGCAGGAGGTTTTCCTTCAGCCTCTGACTTACCTGTTTGGGTTGATCCACAGCCTTCTGAGGGTCTGTCTTCACCTTGTTGTTGGGGTGGTTTGTCACTTTGGTCACCGGCTGTTTAAAGATGGAAGCGGTTTGTCGGACGGGTAGCGTTGTGTTCAAATCAGGCTTGATCTGGAAGAGAAGCCGCCGTCAGACTAAACGATAACAAGTCCTCAAGATGAAACTGAAGCTTCATGCGGGCATTTGCACTGTTGACTCCTTGTTTTACTGCAGGTTTGTCAGCACAGACTTGGATTGAGTAAACATCTCCCTCTAAACTCAAAAATAGAATAAACTCCTGATGTTAATCTGAAGCAACGGTCACACTGGGCATGCGTGgtgtgttcaagaacacgctgaGCGCTGGTTTTTCAGCAGGATTTCAGCATATGGCCTGTGTCCAAATTCAAGGGCTGTGTTCGTCCTGGGCTGCATTTGTAGGCTGCTTACATCACAGCGCCGTgacaagtgctgtccaaattcaaATACGGCCTTCTTTTCCCAGATTTCAAGGATTGGTCTGGTGTATCCTTCTATGCTGTTtatatcccaagatgcattgcggcAGAACCTGGAGATTTTCTGACAACCATGGTCGACTGTGAAGCGGGAACCGGAGTTGGAGATAATTAC
Coding sequences:
- the LOC101163357 gene encoding methyl-CpG-binding domain protein 3 isoform X1; the protein is MAMERKSLPVRRVLNKPAIFRSDPRLDATASLSRGGRSLQPKAQPSRHKHLYDVNHRVKIKPDLNTTLPVRQTASIFKQPVTKVTNHPNNKVKTDPQKAVDQPKQLFWERKLSGLNAFDVAEEPVKSMDLPKGLQGKSSTLFVRPLTRPSTNPQRRVFLGVGPVCSDRTLLSAIASSLHTSPVPITGQLTAAVEKNPGVWLNTAQPLCKAFVVTDDDIRKQEDLVQSVRRRLEEALMADSLANVEYAAPDASVDKVEEKTDQVDKENL
- the LOC101163357 gene encoding methyl-CpG-binding domain protein 3 isoform X2 → MAMERKSLPVRRVLNKPAIFRSDPRLDATASLSRGGRSLQPKAQPSRHKHLYDVNHRVKIKPDLNTTLPVRQTASIFKQPVTKVTNHPNNKVKTDPQKAVDQPKQLFWERKLSGLNAFDVAEEPVKSMDLPKGLQGVGPVCSDRTLLSAIASSLHTSPVPITGQLTAAVEKNPGVWLNTAQPLCKAFVVTDDDIRKQEDLVQSVRRRLEEALMADSLANVEYAAPDASVDKVEEKTDQVDKENL